The following coding sequences lie in one Micromonospora sp. R77 genomic window:
- a CDS encoding NUDIX hydrolase — protein MTPNLRRSVRAILLDEDDRILLCRFVFPHPVVPGQATGVWAAPGGGIEPGEDPLTALRRELREETGLTTTADPPHVWHQEVIAADHAPGFDGIINDYFLIRVHHFQPRGELTDDQLAAENLAAFRWWHLPEIVNYGGPDLFSPRDLATPLTALLTTGTPAQPLHLGL, from the coding sequence CCGCATCCTGCTGTGCCGGTTCGTCTTCCCGCACCCCGTCGTGCCGGGCCAGGCGACCGGCGTGTGGGCGGCGCCGGGCGGCGGCATCGAACCCGGCGAGGACCCGCTCACCGCCCTGCGCCGCGAACTCCGCGAGGAGACCGGCCTGACGACCACCGCCGACCCACCGCACGTCTGGCACCAGGAAGTCATCGCCGCCGACCACGCGCCGGGCTTCGACGGCATCATCAACGACTACTTCCTCATCCGGGTGCACCACTTCCAGCCCCGCGGTGAACTGACCGACGACCAACTCGCCGCCGAGAACCTGGCCGCGTTCCGCTGGTGGCACCTCCCGGAGATCGTCAACTACGGCGGCCCCGACCTGTTCTCGCCCCGCGACCTCGCCACACCGCTGACCGCGCTGCTCACCACGGGCACGCCGGCCCAGCCGCTCCACCTCGGCCTCTAG